The Pseudomonas sp. LFM046 region CAGCAGAAGTTCATCGACAAGTTCGCCTTCCAGTGCAGCTACTGCACCCCCGGCTACGTCAACGCCGCCACCGTGCTGGTGGAAAAGCTCCAGCGCCAGCCGGTCAAGCGCAGCGAACTGGAAGGGGAGATCGAGAACGCCCTGGGCAAGCACATCTGCCGCTGCACCGGCTATGTCCGCTACTACAGCGCCGCGCGCGATGTGGTGGAGGGTCTGGGCCTGGTGAAGGAGGGTTGAGGATGCGCGCACTTCTCCTCGCGGCCCTGCTGCTGCCCGTGGCCGCCCAGGCCAAGGAACAGCCGGCGGACCAGGCGCAGATCGAGCGTGGCAAGTACCTGGCCCGCGCCGCCGACTGCGTGGCCTGCCACAGCGTCGAAGGCGGCGCCGAGTACGCCGGTGGCCTGCCGCTGGTGTCGCCGTTCGGCACCATCTACGGCACCAACATCACCCCGGACAAGGAGCACGGCATCGGTCATTACAGCGCCGACGACTTCTTCAAGGCGGTGACCCAGGGCGAGCGCCGGGACGGCAGCAAGCTCTACCCGGCCATGCCGTACACGTCCTACCACCTGCTCAAGCGGGAGGATTCCGATGCCATTTACGCCTACCTGATGAGCCTTGATCCCATTGCCAAGCCGAGTCCGAAGACCGACCTGGCCTTCCCCTTCAACGTGCGATTCGGCATGACCTTCTGGAACATGCTCTACAAGAATCGCGTGCAGCTGCAGCCGGGGGATGGCAAGGGTGAGGAGTGGCAGCGCGGCCAGTACCTGGTGGAAGTGCTCGGCCACTGCGGCGAGTGCCACACCCCGCGCAACGCGGTCGGTGCCCTGCAACAGGACCAGCGCCTCACCGGCGGTGTGATCCTCGGCTACGAGGCGCCCAGTTT contains the following coding sequences:
- a CDS encoding cytochrome c, encoding MRALLLAALLLPVAAQAKEQPADQAQIERGKYLARAADCVACHSVEGGAEYAGGLPLVSPFGTIYGTNITPDKEHGIGHYSADDFFKAVTQGERRDGSKLYPAMPYTSYHLLKREDSDAIYAYLMSLDPIAKPSPKTDLAFPFNVRFGMTFWNMLYKNRVQLQPGDGKGEEWQRGQYLVEVLGHCGECHTPRNAVGALQQDQRLTGGVILGYEAPSLLAKDLAERGWTTGDLTTFLKHGISDQGSVFNEMYPVLHHSTQFLPVDDHRAMAVYLLGEEAPAPRKIAALTEDKLGESAQRGRQNYLNVCAGCHGASGEGVPHVAVAMNGNTTLRLADSRNLLRVIDDGIREQQFGGFERMQPMPGFRDKLDDGQMRDLLNYLRQTWGGLESEVGPERVAELRGEAQSH